One segment of Schistocerca nitens isolate TAMUIC-IGC-003100 chromosome 3, iqSchNite1.1, whole genome shotgun sequence DNA contains the following:
- the LOC126248936 gene encoding uncharacterized protein LOC126248936 isoform X2 — MGSLSRVSRGEAHESSLVEKAKFYTSLCLGTVAVVSVFVFLFLIPFVVDPAVSTIVADYDPEPVTCATTEHVYAEGLHNCSWASCREGCTSAAPRCHQILVNYSRRAFAAGADPPADWDVVNTRFFVNAEGCGYPPKVDWSSKHHTMARTFTGSDVPGFLSVGKVEGYLLS; from the exons ATGGGTTCCCTCAGCAGGGTGTCCAGAGGCGAGGCGCACGAGTCGTCTCTGGTGGAGAAGGCCAAGTTCTACACGTCGCTGTGCCTGGGCACGGTCGCTGTCGTCTCGGTCTTCGTTTTCCTCTTCCTGATCCCGTTCGTCGTCGACCCGGCGGTGTCGACCATCGTGGCGGACTACGACCCGGAGCCGGTGACGTGCGCTACGACGGAGCACGTGTACGCCGAGGGGCTGCACAACTGCTCGTGGGCGTCCTGCCGCGAGGGCTGCACGTCCGCGGCGCCGCGCTGCCACCAGATCCTCGTCAACTACAGCCGCCGCGCGTTCGCTGCCGGCGCAGACCCGCCCGCCGACTGGGACGTGGTCAACACGCGCTTCTTCGTGAACGCAGAAGGCTGCGGATACCCACCCAAG gtggattggtcgtcgaagcaccataccatggcccgcacgttcaccggatctgacgtcccaggatttctttctgtggggaaagttgaaggatatttgctatcgtga